A single region of the Lycium barbarum isolate Lr01 chromosome 2, ASM1917538v2, whole genome shotgun sequence genome encodes:
- the LOC132627588 gene encoding bet1-like protein At4g14600, with product MASSSHRGGDFYGGASYRSRDGLSTRQAGGSDEIQLRIDPMHGDLDDEITGLRKQVKQLRNVAQEIDSEAKYQNDFINQLQMTLIKAQAGVKNNMRRLNRSVISEGSNHVMHVVLFALFCFFVIYWLAKFSRK from the exons ATGGCTTCTAGTTCTCATAGAGGTGGTGATTTCTACGGTGGTGCTTCATACAGATCCAG AGATGGATTGAGTACAAGGCAAGCAGGTGGTTCAGATGAAATACAGTTACGGATTGATCCGATGCACGGAGACCTAGACGACGAGATCACAGGTCTTCGCAAGCAAGTAAAACAGCTCAGAAAT GTAGCACAAGAAATTGATTCGGAAGCAAAGTATCAGAATGATTTTATTAACCAACTG CAAATGACATTGATCAAAGCTCAAGCAGGAGTAAAGAACAACATGAGACGGTTGAACAGGAGTGTCATCTCGGAAGGATCAAACCATGTGATGCATGTGGTTCTTTTTGCACTATTTTGCTTCTTTGTGATATATTGGTTGGCCAAGTTTTCCCGGAAATAA